A part of Ictalurus furcatus strain D&B chromosome 8, Billie_1.0, whole genome shotgun sequence genomic DNA contains:
- the pcdh12 gene encoding protocadherin-12 isoform X1, which produces MLQFWLLFVAGLNFCEGQYLDNAHIVIQYNVKEEQPAGTRVGRLLDNLRQKGETGSLEDFRIVEHGQTLPFTVAKRDGVVSTLGQLDREELCRGADQCELAFSVLYRKGGAVHFLRVRVEVMDLNDHSPSFPNPVQEVEISETVGLRMRIPLDRAEDPDAGSNGLQTYSLSPSHHFALDVRPSGGAKQPELVVIKELDRERESSFELTLLAWDKGNPPRSGTTKVKVIVLDSNDNSPEFEKSAPIVELPEDTVQGTVVINLHATDPDQGANGEVVYSLSKHAPLDVQRLFSVDPQTGAVVLQGLLDFEEKRAYEVDVQAKDRGHNAIPSHCKMQVRVQDVNDNAPRIHITWTPPDSPVATVSEGASNETFLALVMVSDADSGPNGEVKVQIQQGSGPFRLKQIHGDNYIIVTYGSLDREQQMEYNITLLAQDSGVPSLSCVRYLTVHVLDENDNAPIFSKILYTGVFHENNAPGFHVLTLEAHDVDLDLSGRVSYSIRESNELGTPTSSFSVHPTSGAVIAQQSLDYEESPTYSFIVEAVDHGYPPMTSSATVLIMIEDVNDNYPIIREPLPKKGIAVVSVPVNEEKGEIVTELKDKVHGTIHPLNNHSSQYMLEGFLATTILASDSDSGLSGKLQFKIIEGNPSRLFWLDETTGQLYVNTTNATELIGKAFKVVIAVSDMGTPPLVTQTTLQVTFINLRDHLKNSAPGQQAQFSFTMLLAICIGGTCLLLLLAVALVTTFCRPEKRDTRAYNCRQAESTYTSHPRRPQKNIQKTDIHLVPVLRGRKDDPPEEESQPLSSGSPLPEAAHPEGQLSLSPTLAHLVQSQAYSENNGTLPFTQSKTLRKPGSIECPHTPTTPYRTLRKARNPSSSSSLHSQTNTLRRQKPEEVNTPTDTQAVVSGPFTQTTLRRMKNSERNGRLEEQDHRQILRNLVRLSMAALGENSLELSSASPEVQQVSQLLSLLHQGQFQPRPNFRGNKYSHRGGRSGAQDADWLSTKDSGHGESEPGDVDWEAGRDSPVDPLLDEGLTNLLSNHDDVFSDIPDPAWMARLSLPLTSDYHDNLYVPDGLPPSEDQSSTLGSPNDSASFSTFGKAPENTGSLGGETLLSEVSTLFEMLMTQKADAQPRSDILYRLSAAYRRSLGLDGQQGPNEKSPIIRCATPNRY; this is translated from the exons ATGCTTCAGTTTTGGCTTCTGTTTGTGGCCGGTTTAAATTTCTGCGAGGGTCAGTATCTTGACAACGCTCACATCGTTATCCAGTATAATGTCAAGGAGGAACAGCCAGCAGGCACAAGGGTGGGTCGCCTGTTGGACAACCTACGTCAGAAAGGAGAGACTGGATCATTGGAGGACTTCCGGATTGTGGAGCATGGTCAGACCCTACCATTCACAGTGGCCAAAAGAGACGGGGTGGTGTCAACACTGGGCCAGCTGGACCGGGAGGAGTTGTGTCGTGGAGCTGACCAGTGTGAGCTGGCCTTTAGTGTTCTTTATAGGAAAGGTGGAGCGGTGCACTTCCTGCGTGTTAGAGTGGAGGTGATGGATCTGAATGACCACAGTCCTAGCTTTCCTAACCCAGTGCAGGAGGTGGAGATCTCAGAAACAGTAGGTCTGAGGATGCGTATCCCATTGGACCGTGCTGAGGATCCAGATGCAGGTTCCAATGGCCTGCAGACCTACTCTCTTTCTCCAAGCCATCACTTTGCTCTGGATGTCCGTCCCTCTGGAGGTGCCAAACAGCCAGAATTGGTGGTTATTAAAGAACTGGACCGGGAGAGGGAATCATCCTTTGAATTAACATTATTGGCTTGGGATAAAGGGAACCCACCCAGGTCTGGCACCACCAAAGTCAAAGTCATAGTTTTGGACTCCAATGACAACAGTCCAGAGTTTGAGAAGAGTGCTCCAATAGTTGAGCTTCCTGAAGACACAGTCCAAGGCACAGTAGTCATCAACCTTCATGCTACAGATCCTGACCAGGGTGCTAATGGAGAGGTTGTGTACTCACTCAGTAAGCATGCCCCATTAGATGTGCAGAGACTTTTTAGTGTTGATCCTCAAACAGGTGCTGTAGTTTTACAAGGTCTTTTAGactttgaagaaaaaagagCCTATGAAGTAGACGTACAAGCAAAGGATCGCGGTCACAATGCTATCCCATCCCACTGCAAGATGCAAGTAAGGGTTCAAGATGTCAACGACAATGCACCTCGGATACACATTACATGGACTCCACCAGATTCCCCTGTGGCAACTGTGTCAGAAGGGGCATCAAATGAGACCTTTCTGGCTCTTGTGATGGTGTCTGATGCTGATTCAGGTCCAAATGGGGAAGTGAAAGTCCAGATACAGCAAGGATCAGGCCCATTCCGTCTCAAGCAAATCCATGGCGACAACTACATAATTGTTACTTATGGTAGCTTAGATCGGGAGCAACAAATGGAGTATAATATTACTCTTCTCGCTCAGGACAGTGGGGTTCCTTCTCTGTCTTGTGTCAGGTATCTGACTGTCCATGTCCTGGATGAAAACGACAATGCACCGATATTTTCCAAAATTCTCTACACTGGTGTCTTCCATGAGAATAATGCACCTGGATTTCATGTCTTGACTTTGGAAGCCCATGATGTCGACTTGGATCTTAGTGGACGGGTGTCATACTCAATTAGAGAGTCAAACGAACTTGGGACACCAACTTCTTCCTTCTCAGTCCACCCAACCAGTGGGGCTGTTATTGCTCAGCAGTCATTAGACTATGAGGAATCACCAACATACTCCTTTATTGTGGAAGCAGTAGATCATGGCTACCCTCCAATGACCAGCAGTGCTACTGTGCTTATTATGATTGAGGATGTTAATGACAACTATCCCATCATCAGAGAACCGCTTCCCAAGAAAGGTATTGCAGTAGTGAGTGTTCCAGTTAATGAAGAAAAGGGGGAGATTGTGACAGAACTGAAGGACAAAGTTCATGGAACCATACATCCATTGAACAATCATTCTTCCCAATACATGCTTGAAGGTTTTTTGGCCACAACCATATTAGCAAGTGACTCTGACTCTGGTCTCAGTGGAAAACTCCAATTTAAAATTATAGAAGGGAACCCCTCCAGGCTGTTCTGGTTAGACGAAACCACAGGTCAATTATATGTGAACACCACCAATGCTACAGAATTGATTGGCAAAGCTTTTAAAGTGGTCATTGCCGTGTCAGACATGGGAACACCCCCACTTGTCACACAGACAACCCTGCAGGTAACATTCATCAATCTTCGTGACCACCTTAAGAACTCTGCTCCTGGACAACAGGCTCAGTTCAGCTTCACAATGCTTTTAGCTATCTGCATTGGGGGAACCTGCTTGCTTTTGCTGCTAGCTGTTGCTTTGGTTACCACATTCTGTCGCCCAGAAAAACGAGACACTCGCGCTTACAACTGCAGACAAGCTGAATCTACCTACACTAGTCACCCTCGCAGACCAcagaaaaacattcagaaaacagATATACATCTGGTTCCTGTCCTAAGGGGTCGAAAAGATGACCCGCCTGAAGAGGAATCCCAGCCACTCTCATCTGGTTCTCCTCTGCCAGAAGCAGCTCACCCAGAAGGCCAGCTCAGTCTTTCCCCAACGCTTGCTCACCTGGTACAAAGTCAGGCTTACTCTGAAAATAATGGCACCCTTCCATTCACTCAGAGCAAGACACTCAGGAAACCTGGGAGCATAGAATGCCCGCATACCCCTACGACACCCTACCGAACCCTGCGCAAGGCACGAaacccttcctcctcctcatccttgCACTCACAGACCAACACTCTGAGACGCCAAAAGCCTGAAGAAGTAAATACACCGACTGACACCCAAGCTGTTGTCTCCGGTCCTTTCACACAGACCACATTGAGGAGGATGAAAAACTCCGAAAGAAATGGAAGGCTTGAGGAACAAGACCACAGACAAATACTGAGAAATTTGGTGCGCTTATCCATGGCTGCTCTCGGAGAAAACTCACTTGAGCTATCTTCAGCTTCACCTGAGGTGCAG CAGGTGTCTCAGCTGTTGTCTCTGCTGCATCAAGGCCAGTTTCAGCCTCGACCAAATTTCCGTGGCAACAAATATTCCCACAGAGGTGGCCG GTCTGGAGCACAGGATGCTGATTGGCTGAGTACTAAAGACAGCGGGCACGGGGAAAGTGAGCCCGGAGACGTAGACTGGGAGGCAGGCAGAGACTCCCCCGTCGACCCCTTACTGGATGAGGGCCTCACCAACCTGCTCAGCAACCACG aCGACGTGTTCTCGGACATCCCTGACCCGGCGTGGATGGCTCGGCTGTCCCTTCCTCTGACCAGCGACTACCACGACAACCTTTATGTCCCCGATGGGCTACCACCCTCAGAAGATCAGAGCTCCACTTTAGGTAGCCCGAATGACTCCGCATCCTTCTCCACCTTTGGTAAGGCCCCAGAGAACACTGGGTCTTTAGGAGGTGAAACCCTGCTTTCGGAAGTAAGCACGCTGTTTGAGATGCTAATGACGCAGAAGGCTGACGCTCAGCCACGGTCAGACATTCTCTACAGACTTTCTGCGGCTTATCGCCGCTCCCTCGGCCTCGACGGTCAGCAAGGCCCGAACGAAAAATCTCCCATAATACGTTGCGCCACTCCAAACCGTTACTGA
- the ltc4s gene encoding leukotriene C4 synthase has product MLDQVVCVAAVTVLGVLEQAYFSLQVIYARRKYSVPPPATTGHPDFERVFRAQANCSEYFPLFVMTLWVSGLFFSQALSAFLGFLYIYGRFQYFRGYAQSAQGRLAPLYFTAKVQWGLIALSALGVLCSMSRLYLGVDLLGSLCEVLGLNQLE; this is encoded by the exons ATGCTTGACCAGGTGGTGTGTGTTGCTGCCGTTACAGTGCTCGGAGTGCTCGAGCAAG CGTACTTTTCCCTGCAGGTGATCTACGCCCGACGGAAATACTCCGTTCCACCTCCGGCCACCACGGGACACCCTGATTTTGAGAGGGTCTTCAGAGCACA AGCAAACTGTTCGGAATATTTCCCCTTATTCGTGATGACACTTTGGGTTTCTGGACTTTTCTTTAGTCAAG CTCTGTCTGCTTTTCTTGGGTTCCTGTACATTTATGGACGATTTCAGTACTTCCGGGGATATGCACAGTCTGCACAGGGAAG actGGCCCCTCTGTACTTCACCGCGAAGGTGCAGTGGGGGCTGATCGCTCTGTCGGCCCTCGGCGTGCTCTGCTCTATGAGTCGTCTGTATTTGGGTGTGGATCTGCTCGGCTCTCTGTGCGAGGTGCTCGGTCTGAATCAGCTCGAGTGA
- the pcdh12 gene encoding protocadherin-12 isoform X2, whose product MLQFWLLFVAGLNFCEGQYLDNAHIVIQYNVKEEQPAGTRVGRLLDNLRQKGETGSLEDFRIVEHGQTLPFTVAKRDGVVSTLGQLDREELCRGADQCELAFSVLYRKGGAVHFLRVRVEVMDLNDHSPSFPNPVQEVEISETVGLRMRIPLDRAEDPDAGSNGLQTYSLSPSHHFALDVRPSGGAKQPELVVIKELDRERESSFELTLLAWDKGNPPRSGTTKVKVIVLDSNDNSPEFEKSAPIVELPEDTVQGTVVINLHATDPDQGANGEVVYSLSKHAPLDVQRLFSVDPQTGAVVLQGLLDFEEKRAYEVDVQAKDRGHNAIPSHCKMQVRVQDVNDNAPRIHITWTPPDSPVATVSEGASNETFLALVMVSDADSGPNGEVKVQIQQGSGPFRLKQIHGDNYIIVTYGSLDREQQMEYNITLLAQDSGVPSLSCVRYLTVHVLDENDNAPIFSKILYTGVFHENNAPGFHVLTLEAHDVDLDLSGRVSYSIRESNELGTPTSSFSVHPTSGAVIAQQSLDYEESPTYSFIVEAVDHGYPPMTSSATVLIMIEDVNDNYPIIREPLPKKGIAVVSVPVNEEKGEIVTELKDKVHGTIHPLNNHSSQYMLEGFLATTILASDSDSGLSGKLQFKIIEGNPSRLFWLDETTGQLYVNTTNATELIGKAFKVVIAVSDMGTPPLVTQTTLQVTFINLRDHLKNSAPGQQAQFSFTMLLAICIGGTCLLLLLAVALVTTFCRPEKRDTRAYNCRQAESTYTSHPRRPQKNIQKTDIHLVPVLRGRKDDPPEEESQPLSSGSPLPEAAHPEGQLSLSPTLAHLVQSQAYSENNGTLPFTQSKTLRKPGSIECPHTPTTPYRTLRKARNPSSSSSLHSQTNTLRRQKPEEVNTPTDTQAVVSGPFTQTTLRRMKNSERNGRLEEQDHRQILRNLVRLSMAALGENSLELSSASPEVQVSQLLSLLHQGQFQPRPNFRGNKYSHRGGRSGAQDADWLSTKDSGHGESEPGDVDWEAGRDSPVDPLLDEGLTNLLSNHDDVFSDIPDPAWMARLSLPLTSDYHDNLYVPDGLPPSEDQSSTLGSPNDSASFSTFGKAPENTGSLGGETLLSEVSTLFEMLMTQKADAQPRSDILYRLSAAYRRSLGLDGQQGPNEKSPIIRCATPNRY is encoded by the exons ATGCTTCAGTTTTGGCTTCTGTTTGTGGCCGGTTTAAATTTCTGCGAGGGTCAGTATCTTGACAACGCTCACATCGTTATCCAGTATAATGTCAAGGAGGAACAGCCAGCAGGCACAAGGGTGGGTCGCCTGTTGGACAACCTACGTCAGAAAGGAGAGACTGGATCATTGGAGGACTTCCGGATTGTGGAGCATGGTCAGACCCTACCATTCACAGTGGCCAAAAGAGACGGGGTGGTGTCAACACTGGGCCAGCTGGACCGGGAGGAGTTGTGTCGTGGAGCTGACCAGTGTGAGCTGGCCTTTAGTGTTCTTTATAGGAAAGGTGGAGCGGTGCACTTCCTGCGTGTTAGAGTGGAGGTGATGGATCTGAATGACCACAGTCCTAGCTTTCCTAACCCAGTGCAGGAGGTGGAGATCTCAGAAACAGTAGGTCTGAGGATGCGTATCCCATTGGACCGTGCTGAGGATCCAGATGCAGGTTCCAATGGCCTGCAGACCTACTCTCTTTCTCCAAGCCATCACTTTGCTCTGGATGTCCGTCCCTCTGGAGGTGCCAAACAGCCAGAATTGGTGGTTATTAAAGAACTGGACCGGGAGAGGGAATCATCCTTTGAATTAACATTATTGGCTTGGGATAAAGGGAACCCACCCAGGTCTGGCACCACCAAAGTCAAAGTCATAGTTTTGGACTCCAATGACAACAGTCCAGAGTTTGAGAAGAGTGCTCCAATAGTTGAGCTTCCTGAAGACACAGTCCAAGGCACAGTAGTCATCAACCTTCATGCTACAGATCCTGACCAGGGTGCTAATGGAGAGGTTGTGTACTCACTCAGTAAGCATGCCCCATTAGATGTGCAGAGACTTTTTAGTGTTGATCCTCAAACAGGTGCTGTAGTTTTACAAGGTCTTTTAGactttgaagaaaaaagagCCTATGAAGTAGACGTACAAGCAAAGGATCGCGGTCACAATGCTATCCCATCCCACTGCAAGATGCAAGTAAGGGTTCAAGATGTCAACGACAATGCACCTCGGATACACATTACATGGACTCCACCAGATTCCCCTGTGGCAACTGTGTCAGAAGGGGCATCAAATGAGACCTTTCTGGCTCTTGTGATGGTGTCTGATGCTGATTCAGGTCCAAATGGGGAAGTGAAAGTCCAGATACAGCAAGGATCAGGCCCATTCCGTCTCAAGCAAATCCATGGCGACAACTACATAATTGTTACTTATGGTAGCTTAGATCGGGAGCAACAAATGGAGTATAATATTACTCTTCTCGCTCAGGACAGTGGGGTTCCTTCTCTGTCTTGTGTCAGGTATCTGACTGTCCATGTCCTGGATGAAAACGACAATGCACCGATATTTTCCAAAATTCTCTACACTGGTGTCTTCCATGAGAATAATGCACCTGGATTTCATGTCTTGACTTTGGAAGCCCATGATGTCGACTTGGATCTTAGTGGACGGGTGTCATACTCAATTAGAGAGTCAAACGAACTTGGGACACCAACTTCTTCCTTCTCAGTCCACCCAACCAGTGGGGCTGTTATTGCTCAGCAGTCATTAGACTATGAGGAATCACCAACATACTCCTTTATTGTGGAAGCAGTAGATCATGGCTACCCTCCAATGACCAGCAGTGCTACTGTGCTTATTATGATTGAGGATGTTAATGACAACTATCCCATCATCAGAGAACCGCTTCCCAAGAAAGGTATTGCAGTAGTGAGTGTTCCAGTTAATGAAGAAAAGGGGGAGATTGTGACAGAACTGAAGGACAAAGTTCATGGAACCATACATCCATTGAACAATCATTCTTCCCAATACATGCTTGAAGGTTTTTTGGCCACAACCATATTAGCAAGTGACTCTGACTCTGGTCTCAGTGGAAAACTCCAATTTAAAATTATAGAAGGGAACCCCTCCAGGCTGTTCTGGTTAGACGAAACCACAGGTCAATTATATGTGAACACCACCAATGCTACAGAATTGATTGGCAAAGCTTTTAAAGTGGTCATTGCCGTGTCAGACATGGGAACACCCCCACTTGTCACACAGACAACCCTGCAGGTAACATTCATCAATCTTCGTGACCACCTTAAGAACTCTGCTCCTGGACAACAGGCTCAGTTCAGCTTCACAATGCTTTTAGCTATCTGCATTGGGGGAACCTGCTTGCTTTTGCTGCTAGCTGTTGCTTTGGTTACCACATTCTGTCGCCCAGAAAAACGAGACACTCGCGCTTACAACTGCAGACAAGCTGAATCTACCTACACTAGTCACCCTCGCAGACCAcagaaaaacattcagaaaacagATATACATCTGGTTCCTGTCCTAAGGGGTCGAAAAGATGACCCGCCTGAAGAGGAATCCCAGCCACTCTCATCTGGTTCTCCTCTGCCAGAAGCAGCTCACCCAGAAGGCCAGCTCAGTCTTTCCCCAACGCTTGCTCACCTGGTACAAAGTCAGGCTTACTCTGAAAATAATGGCACCCTTCCATTCACTCAGAGCAAGACACTCAGGAAACCTGGGAGCATAGAATGCCCGCATACCCCTACGACACCCTACCGAACCCTGCGCAAGGCACGAaacccttcctcctcctcatccttgCACTCACAGACCAACACTCTGAGACGCCAAAAGCCTGAAGAAGTAAATACACCGACTGACACCCAAGCTGTTGTCTCCGGTCCTTTCACACAGACCACATTGAGGAGGATGAAAAACTCCGAAAGAAATGGAAGGCTTGAGGAACAAGACCACAGACAAATACTGAGAAATTTGGTGCGCTTATCCATGGCTGCTCTCGGAGAAAACTCACTTGAGCTATCTTCAGCTTCACCTGAGGTGCAG GTGTCTCAGCTGTTGTCTCTGCTGCATCAAGGCCAGTTTCAGCCTCGACCAAATTTCCGTGGCAACAAATATTCCCACAGAGGTGGCCG GTCTGGAGCACAGGATGCTGATTGGCTGAGTACTAAAGACAGCGGGCACGGGGAAAGTGAGCCCGGAGACGTAGACTGGGAGGCAGGCAGAGACTCCCCCGTCGACCCCTTACTGGATGAGGGCCTCACCAACCTGCTCAGCAACCACG aCGACGTGTTCTCGGACATCCCTGACCCGGCGTGGATGGCTCGGCTGTCCCTTCCTCTGACCAGCGACTACCACGACAACCTTTATGTCCCCGATGGGCTACCACCCTCAGAAGATCAGAGCTCCACTTTAGGTAGCCCGAATGACTCCGCATCCTTCTCCACCTTTGGTAAGGCCCCAGAGAACACTGGGTCTTTAGGAGGTGAAACCCTGCTTTCGGAAGTAAGCACGCTGTTTGAGATGCTAATGACGCAGAAGGCTGACGCTCAGCCACGGTCAGACATTCTCTACAGACTTTCTGCGGCTTATCGCCGCTCCCTCGGCCTCGACGGTCAGCAAGGCCCGAACGAAAAATCTCCCATAATACGTTGCGCCACTCCAAACCGTTACTGA